Sequence from the Nocardia cyriacigeorgica GUH-2 genome:
AGCGCCGCTTCCACTTCCACACCTTCTTCACCAGCCTGCACGCCGAGACCCACGCCCACGGCTCCATCGACAAGGCCATCGACACCCTGCTCGGCAAGGCTCGCCTGGTGTGCTTCGACGAATTCCACGTCCACGACATCGGCGATGCCATGCTCATCACCCGCATGCTCGACGCCCTCTTCGCCCGCCACCTGACGCTCGTCGTCACCTCGAACTACGCCCCGGCCGAACTGCTCCCGAACCCGCTGTTCCACGACCTGTTCGTGCCCACCATCGACCGCATCGTCGCCGAACTCGACGTCGTCTCCCTCGACGGCCCGCTCGACTACCGCACCGTCGCCCACAGTCACGCGACGGGTTTCCGTGCCGGCCGCTACATCGTCGGCCCAGCGCCGGGCTTCGGCAGCGACGCTGAGTTCGGCGATGCTGCGCCCGGTTCTTCTCCGGGCACCGTATCCGCCGACGAGAACCCTGACGGGGGAGCAGCAGTCCACGGTTCGCCGGGCATTCCCGGCCCGCGAGTCGAGATAGCAGTGGGTGGCCGGACCGTGCGGGCGCTCGCCGTCGACGCCACGACCATCACTCTCGATTTCGCCGACCTCTGTGCAACTCCCACTTCCGCCGCCGACTACGTCGACCTCGCCGAGCGCTTCCACACCTGGACCCTCTGCGGCGTCCCGAGGTTGCGCGACGTCCCTCCGGACTGGGCCATGCGGCTGGTCAACCTCGTCGACGTCCTCTACGACGCCGATCGAACCCTCACGGTCTACGCGCAAGCCCCGGTCTCCGAGCTCGTCGTCGGTGTACGGGCCGTCCCCGATATCGCAAGAGCCGCCAGCCGTCTTGGTGAG
This genomic interval carries:
- the zapE gene encoding cell division protein ZapE gives rise to the protein METEAIRLDEDQQRAAARLDDLLDRRHRPLKHHRGIYLHGRPGRGKTMVMDRFFASVDPKHKRRFHFHTFFTSLHAETHAHGSIDKAIDTLLGKARLVCFDEFHVHDIGDAMLITRMLDALFARHLTLVVTSNYAPAELLPNPLFHDLFVPTIDRIVAELDVVSLDGPLDYRTVAHSHATGFRAGRYIVGPAPGFGSDAEFGDAAPGSSPGTVSADENPDGGAAVHGSPGIPGPRVEIAVGGRTVRALAVDATTITLDFADLCATPTSAADYVDLAERFHTWTLCGVPRLRDVPPDWAMRLVNLVDVLYDADRTLTVYAQAPVSELVVGVRAVPDIARAASRLGELSQTDAVAVS